Proteins encoded in a region of the Alphaproteobacteria bacterium genome:
- a CDS encoding F0F1 ATP synthase subunit delta, with amino-acid sequence NLKVDPALVGGLVVKVGSRMVDSSLRSKLQRLQLAMKGVG; translated from the coding sequence CAATCTCAAAGTCGATCCGGCTCTCGTCGGTGGTCTCGTTGTAAAAGTCGGGTCGAGGATGGTCGATAGCTCGCTAAGGAGCAAACTGCAAAGGCTACAGCTTGCGATGAAAGGTGTTGGCT